A window of Adhaeribacter arboris genomic DNA:
AGAATCACTTAACGAAATTATTGCCGGTACTAGAAAAAAATGGTGTAAGAAGAAAAAACATCATTACACCACTCATGGTAGTACTACCCGCACTACCAGAAAATGTACTACAACCAGTACAACTACTAAAAAATGTTATAAGAAGCCAGTTTAATAACGTTAAGCTAGTATTTACAAGAAGTTTATTCTTTAAATATTTAACTTATTTAAGAGTGGAGCACTTTGCTCCACTCTTAAATTACTCTAGTCTTTATAAAAATAACTCAATCATGGTAAAGTACCGATTAGCCAATAGTATAAGTATTATTAATCCTGCTGATTCTCCGGAGGATAGCGACCTGCCGGTAGAATATCAGCATGGCAATTACATCCTGATGGATGATGCCCGGGAAAAAGAGTTCTTAATTAATGAAACGGTAAAATACTTTATCGATAAGTTTAATTCTCCTAAAACCCAAGCCGAAGTATTGCAGGAGGTTGCCTTAGATGTGCAAAGTGATGTAAAGCAAATTGAAAAGAAATGCACGGCATTTTTTAAGTTTTTGTGCAAAAGAAAGATTGTGGTTCCCGAGGATTGGGAAGAACCGATTGCCAGCAGCGAACCTTATTTTAAAATAGGGGACGCCATGGGAGACTGGCAAATTTCCGAGATAATCGCCGATAAAAAGTACATGGATATATACCTAGCCCTTCATAAAACCAAGCTTATCCAATGTGTAATTAAGTTGCTGAACGTAAGGAAAATAGCGGATGAAGGAAGGTATTCGGATGAGTTATTGGACTTAAAGCACGAATATAGCATGCTGCAGCGATGCCAGCACATACCTTTTATCGGGCAGGCTTATGCTTTCTCCGAATCTGACCCGGAAGGAGCATATATCGTTCTGGAATATATTAAGGGAAAACCTTTATCTAAGTTTTTAAAGCAAACCGAAAATATAACCGAATCCGACTGCTATTCTATTAGTAAGGATATACTGCAGGGTTTTGCCTTATTACACGAAACAAACCTCATTCACGGCGATATTCATCCTTCTAATATTATGGTGGATGAAGACCGGAACGTGAAAATTATTGACTTAGGTCTATCTATTGAGGTAAATATAGAACAAGACGAATTAGTGAAATTTGGTGGCGTAATTTATTACATGCCGCCGGAGCGAATTAATATTTCGAGTGTAACTAAGTTTTCCAGAGAACCAGATTTTTATTCGGATGTGTACCAATTGGGTCTTATTCTCTATTATATTTTTTATAGAAAAGAGCCATTCGATGGGTTTATCTGGGAAGAACTCTCCACAAATATTAAAAAAAGCACAGTAGAATATCCGACTCTTTCCTTCTTGAATTTTCCGGTACCGGCAAAAATTATTCAAATAATAGCTAAATGCCTGCAAAAGAAACCAATAAAACGGTATGCTAATGCCGCAGCTCTGTTGAATGATTTTAAAAAGGTGGTATTCGAAACTCCTGCTTTCACTTCTTAAGTTAGTCGTATGCACAGCGATATCGAGCAACAACTAAAGCATAACGATTGCGGCATTAGTGCAGTTAAAATTATTTATAACCTGCACAACATTCATATTAATCGAAATTACTTAGAAGAAAATATATACGTTACCGAAAATGGGTCCAGCCTGCACGATATAAAAGATTTTTTTGACAAACAGCATTTTCAGGCGGAATTTAACTTGCTGGATTTAAATAGCTTAAAGTTCAACAGTGATAAATTAAAAACTTTAGTTCCCTGCATTTTACCGGTTAAAAATACCCAGGGGTTGCATTATGTGGTTATAAAAGGCTTCCGGAAAAATAAGCTGCAGATTCTGGACCCGGGCATCGGGCAATCTTACCTCTGGACTCTATCGGAGTTAATGAACAACGCTTATACCGCTACTGCTAATTACGATTATGTCAGCAACAGCAAAGTACTGCAGCAAATTATCCGGGAAGAACTTACGGCTTATCAAATTAATCCGGAAGAAGTAGAAGTTCAGAACGAGGGAGATGTTATCAATAAACTTACTTATTTTTCTTATTTAAAAGAAAACTTTGGTTTTGCGGATAGTACCGCCGAGAAAAATTTTTTAATTGATTTGCTCTTTAATCAGGAGCTGAGTGTATTGCCCAAGCAATTCCGGACTTTAAAATTACGGGAAGCGGTTTTGCGTATTACGGCCCCGGTGGTACTAACCGTTAAAAAAACCGAAGAAGTACAGTTGCCAAGCGCTAATACTGCAGCTCAGGAAAAGCCCATTAACCCTTACCGCCGGTTATTTAAGGAACTAAAACCTTACCATAAACTTTGGGGCATTTACATTGCTACGGCCATATTTGCGGCCATGCTGGGGCAGCTTACCATTTTCAGCAGCCAGATCCTAATTGATTACGTTCTGCCTGACTATAATATGAGTTTGATGATTTTATTTGCTCTAGGTTTAGGCCTCTTTAAAGTATTTAATCTGGTGTTGTCGCTCTATAAAAGCTTTATTTCTATTCACCTGGCCAATATTCTGGATAATTTTTTCCTAACCTCTTTTATCGAAAAACTTAATACATATTCCATCCGGTACATTCATACGTTTAGTCGCGGTGATTTAACCGAACGCATCCAGGACAGCCTGAAGCTTAA
This region includes:
- a CDS encoding serine/threonine protein kinase gives rise to the protein MVKYRLANSISIINPADSPEDSDLPVEYQHGNYILMDDAREKEFLINETVKYFIDKFNSPKTQAEVLQEVALDVQSDVKQIEKKCTAFFKFLCKRKIVVPEDWEEPIASSEPYFKIGDAMGDWQISEIIADKKYMDIYLALHKTKLIQCVIKLLNVRKIADEGRYSDELLDLKHEYSMLQRCQHIPFIGQAYAFSESDPEGAYIVLEYIKGKPLSKFLKQTENITESDCYSISKDILQGFALLHETNLIHGDIHPSNIMVDEDRNVKIIDLGLSIEVNIEQDELVKFGGVIYYMPPERINISSVTKFSREPDFYSDVYQLGLILYYIFYRKEPFDGFIWEELSTNIKKSTVEYPTLSFLNFPVPAKIIQIIAKCLQKKPIKRYANAAALLNDFKKVVFETPAFTS